A genomic segment from Lutzomyia longipalpis isolate SR_M1_2022 chromosome 3, ASM2433408v1 encodes:
- the LOC129793605 gene encoding solute carrier family 12 member 9: MLSPSINNMSTNTDPADTETAPIAGNRRLWRNFGGIFSSRSSESGADGYVEFGISDPERSPGRTLGTFAGVFSPVALSMFSALIFIRVGFIVGNAGLFVTLLQFAIAYTILLFTVSSVCAISTNGAVDGGGVYFMISRTLGADFGGSIGTLFFLANVVGCGLCVTGCAEGLIENFGPSGYLVEEGGFTLPDSRWWRFFYCSLINAIMLIVCLIGATMFAKTSVMILGIVSLCLMSTYISFLAQGPMQVSIPQENQLVQNGTNVTYGAYTGLSRITFHENLYSNYSQDYTSGGSQVNFAIVFGVLFSGVTGIMAGANMSGELKNPSQSIPRGTLSAVAFTFVCYILLAILMAATSSRFLLQNNFLFLMPINLWKPFIAIGITTATFSAALSNMIGSSRVLEALAKDQVYGSGLNFVIKGTWKGNPVVAVFTSWFLVQVILLIGSLNTIAQINSVLFMLSYLATNLACLGIELTGAPNFRPSFKYYSWHTCFFGLIGTLIMMFVINPIYSSSSIILCLVLVIGLHLFSPASQGAQWGSISQALMFHQVRKYLLMLDSRKDHVKFWRPQMLLLVSSPRSCCPLIEFVNDLKKGGLYVLGHVKLGDYEDNDDPTIDEYKYWLSLIDHLKVKAFAEVTLAKSVREGTHHLIRISGMGAMKPNTIVMGFYDEENLYDFFDSENSQYFTQAFRSDAADDEGTRIFPTRDQATPKKLSPREYVAIVDDVLRMRKNVCLCRHFQRMDKGHIGRSNHIKYIDVWTVNVFNPTNEDPFDVVSQFMLQLSCILNMLPIWKKLHVRVFLCETQQPPQNNQENFTMTPPAALDHSAEFRLSQQLKLFRINATIHQIPEWSKNDDFTRHSAVMRRFTQAPGTQVDEQQEEVISEEHLNRSRMYMQKVNELIRERSDQTACTFIYLPAPPHTSGPQAHIKSLAYLDLLTELTADLPPTILVHGIHAVNSTTL; the protein is encoded by the exons ATGCTGTCCCCAAGCATTAATAACATGAGCACAAATACGGACCCCGCGGACACAGAAACCGCCCCAATTGCTGGGAATCGGCGTCTGTGGCGCAACTTTGGGGGCATCTTCTCGTCACGAAGCAGCGAATCCGGTGCCGATGGGTACGTGGAATTCGGCATCAGTGACCCCGAGAGGTCTCCCGGAAGGACTCTGGGCACATTTGCTGGTGTCTTCAGCCCTGTGGCGCTCTCAATGTTCAGTGCACTCATCTTCATTCGTGTCG GATTTATCGTTGGGAATGCTGGGCTGTTCGTCACCCTCCTGCAGTTCGCCATTGCTTACACCATCCTCCTCTTCACCGTCTCATCTGTGTGTGCAATCTCAACTAATGGTGCTGTAGACGGTGGGGGTGTTTACTTCATGATCAGTCGTACATTGGGTGCTGATTTTGGTGGTTCAATCGGTACGCTCTTCTTCCTGGCCAATGTTGTGGGATGTGGGCTCTGTGTCACGGGCTGTGCTGAGGgtttaattgagaatttcgGCCCATCGGGGTATTTGGTTGAGGAGGGGGGCTTTACATTGCCGGACAGCAGGTGGTGGCGCTTCTTCTATTGCTCCCTCATAAATGCCATCATGCTGATTGTCTGCCTCATTGGGGCCACAATGTTCGCCAAGACATCCGTCATGATTCTCGGTATTGTCTCCCTGTGCCTCATGTCGACGTACATCAGTTTCCTGGCACAGGGCCCCATGCAGGTGTCCATCCCGCAGGAGAATCAACTTGTGCAGAATGGAACGAATGTGACGTATGGGGCCTACACGGGGCTCTCTCGGATAACATTCCATGAGAATTTGTACAGCAACTACAGTCAGGATTATACATCCGGTGGGAGTCAGGTGAACTTTGCCATTGTCTTCGGGGTGCTCTTCTCGGGGGTTACGGGCATCATGGCTGGGGCTAATATGTCGGGAGAGCTGAAGAACCCCTCGCAGAGTATTCCACGGGGAACTCTGTCAGCTGTTGCCTTCACCTTTGTCTGCTACATCCTCCTGGCAATTCTCATGGCGGCAACAAGTTCACGCTTCCTGCTGCAGAATAACTTCCTCTTCCTCATGCCAATCAATCTGTGGAAGCCCTTCATTGCCATTGGCATCACAACGGCAACCTTTTCGGCAGCACTGAGCAATATGATTGGGTCGAGTAGGGTGCTGGAAGCCCTAGCAAAGGACCAAGTATACGGAAGTGGCCTTAATTTTGTCATTAAGGGAACGTGGAAGGGTAACCCGGTGGTGGCGGTATTTACGAGCTGGTTCCTCGTTCAGGTGATCCTCCTCATTGGTTCCCTCAATACCATTGCCCAAATCAACTCGGTGCTCTTCATGCTGTCCTACCTGGCGACGAATTTAGCCTGTCTGGGCATTGAGCTGACCGGAGCCCCAAATTTCCGGCCATCCTTTAAGTATTACTCCTGGCACACGTGCTTCTTCGGCCTCATTGGCACACTCATCATGATGTTCGTCATTAATCCCATCTACTCCTCATCCAGCATCATTCTGTGCCTTGTCCTCGTCATTGGGCTGCATCTCTTTTCCCCGGCGTCACAGGGAGCGCAATGGGGATCAATTTCGCAAGCTCTAATGTTCCATCAGGTGCGAAAGTATCTCCTCATGTTGGACTCCCGGAAGGATCATGTGAAATTCTGGCGTCCACAGATGCTTCTCCTTGTCTCAAGTCCACGCTCATGCTGCCCACTCATTGAGTTTGTGAATGATCTCAAGAAGGGCGGGCTCTACGTGCTGGGGCACGTCAAATTAGGCGATTATGAGGACAATGATGATCCCACAATTGACGAATACAAATACTGGCTCTCTCTCATTGATCACCTCAAGGTTAAAGCCTTCGCTGAGGTCACCTTGGCTAAGAGCGTCCGGGAAGGGACGCACCATCTAATCAGAATCTCCGGAATGGGTGCCATGAAGCCCAATACAATTGTCATGGGATTCTACGATGAGGAGAATCTCTATGATTTCTTTGATTCCGAAAATTCCCAGTACTTCACTCAAGCCTTCCGCAGTGATGCTGCCGACGACGAGGGCACGAGGATCTTCCCAACACGCGATCAGGCGACACCGAAGAAACTCTCACCGAGGGAATACGTTGCCATTGTGGATGATGTGCTGCGTATGAGGAAGAATGTCTGCCTCTGCAGGCATTTCCAGCGCATGGACAAAGGGCACATTGGACGCAGTAATCACATCAAGTACATCGATGTGTGGACAGTGAATGTCTTCAATCCTACAAATGAGGATCCCTTTGATGTTGTCTCCCAATTTATGTTGCAACTCTCCTGCATTCTCAACATGTTGCCCATCTGGAAGAAGCTCCACGTCCGCGTGTTCCTCTGTGAGACGCAACAGCCGCCGCAGAATAATCAAGAGAACTTCACAATGACCCCACCAGCTGCACTCGATCATTCCGCTGAATTCCGCCTGAGTCAGCAGCTGAAACTCTTCCGGATCAATGCGACAATTCACCAAATTCCCGAATGGTCAAAGAATGATGACTTTACGCGTCACAGTGCAGTCATGCGGCGCTTCACGCAGGCCCCTGGTACGCAGGTGGATGAACAACAAGAGGAAGTAATCTCAGAGGAGCACCTCAATCGGTCCCGGATGTACATGCAGAAGGTGAATGAATTGATTCGGGAGAGATCCGATCAAACGGCTTGTACCTTCATCTACCTACCAGCCCCACCGCACACATCCGGCCCACAGGCTCACATTAAATCCCTCGCCTACCTAGATCTCCTAACTGAACTAACAGCTGATCTTCCACCCACGATTCTCGTGCATGGAATTCATGCTGTAAACTCAACAACGCTCTAA
- the LOC129793604 gene encoding uncharacterized protein LOC129793604 has translation MALRELIEQWNTVMPTRISEQQLLSPNELFLMDCLTNIFAKINKAVPINLKAKDEELCRLAKLDMCADVNSLYKLSDKKNEFFYFDLIEPSPKRTLHLQQNLLNYVLYYDMVKDKVFMKSKESGHHMEELTTRRQDLQTRIEKKKIINRMKEEEELALRVEDNEVDGKMMAEKMKHSGIKQGWNMWQEKVKQLEEEIRKLDIKVQMMQNELIPYDKIEKMQEDIAYTQKETEKLKATNDSDVASSTAATATNEKIHLSIKKTGDLLQQLRDFIEKKTLEKNIFADAQKIINELQLQLTSEAQAVGELRNIEESEKIKISQSMQRNKELVRESVKLLKDKEANYKNLKDKYAEKMQKLAELKAKEDDLKYEIEEGEIAIQKILKLMD, from the exons atGGCTTTGCGTGAATTAATTGAGCAGTGGAACACGGTGATGCCAACCAGGATCTCGGAGCAGCAGCTTCTATCCCCAAATGAGCTATTCCTCATGGATTGTCTCACAAATATCTTTGCTAAGATTAACAAAGCCGTCCCAATTAAT CTCAAGGCTAAGGATGAGGAGTTGTGTCGGCTGGCCAAGCTGGATATGTGCGCTGATGTCAATTCGCTGTACAAGTTGTCGgataaaaagaatgaattcTTCTATTTTGACTTGATTGAGCCATCGCCAAAGAGGACGCTGCATCTTCAGCAGAATCTCCTCAATTACGTCCTGTACTATGACATGGTCAAGGATAAGGTGTTCATGAAGAGCAAAGAATCCGGGCATCATATGGAGGAGCTCACAACACGTAGGCAGGATTTGCAGACGCgcattgagaagaagaaaatcataaatcgaATGAAGGAGGAGGAAGAGCTGGCACTCAGGGTGGAAGACAATGAGGTGGATGGGAAGATGATGGCGGAGAAGATGAAGCACAGCGGCATCAAGCAAGGGTGGAACATGTGGCAGGAGAAGGTGAAGCAACTGGAGGAGGAGATCCGGAAATTGGATATAAAGGTGCAAATGATGCAGAATGAGCTTATTCCTTAtgataaaattgagaagatgCAGGAGGATATTGCCTACACGCAGAAGGAAACGGAAAAACTGAAGGCAACTAATGATTCAGACGTAGCCTCCAGTACCGCTGCAACAGCTacaaatgagaaaatccatttaTCCATTAAGAAAACTGGGGATCTCCTGCAGCAGCTGCGGGATTTCATCGAGAAGAAAACCCTCGAGAAGAACATCTTTGCGGATGCACAGAAGATAATCAATGAGCTACAGTTGCAGCTGACAAGTGAGGCACAAGCTGTTGGTGAACTTCGGAATATCGAAGAATccgaaaagattaaaatttcccAATCAATGCAGAGGAACAAAGAACTCGTCAGGGAATCTGTGAAGCTGCTCAAGGACAAGGAGGCAAATTACAAAAATCTCAAGGATAAATATGCAGAGAAGATGCAGAAACTCGCTGAACTCAAAGCTAAAGAGGATGATTTGAAATACGAAATTGAAGAAGGTGAAATAGCtattcagaaaattcttaaacttATGGATTAG
- the LOC129793607 gene encoding uncharacterized protein LOC129793607: MAQSEGNTRNVVKHVSVLPRKSSSVTSRAPSPALLSAYKELLGVVFKIPNGSVKARVLAATLAALNGESPDSSSKSLCHCSVERIDRSTQTTLDEEVPRVATDSAQKPPILSVGGVVKGGRKRKVLTPTASTGKDLGVRLTERQKLLRQQIKERPAVRSSERLPSETDLTETIVEGFESLPDEEIAAMLRDLEASVHPDVNKVVKNWMLKDWIECTEYNDDGYLPIHTAALESNETLLKRQCLTLNFRKLGVDLETLQGHSALQIALISQSDSRIISLLIEKGADATKVDRNGNNCALLAAKHAQNVEIFTTILRKTSLAELQRENFSTHGIFRIVVDSGKLSFLHELLRYVDECLGLQSSTPELKDEKNFITACKDKIAKFSEEDPVKMARSVKINDLKARMINQRDRMAGKTPLFCAVEKQKESLMLALLVNYADPRVKTFIGVDAYTVASEVLMQKKISVPLSTMMNIIENINLCERQEEDLAKRRKSIRKNSSESEEIPLTGKKRRKVAR; this comes from the exons ATGGCGCAATCCGAAGGGAATACACGGAATGTTGTCAAGCACGTGTCAGTGCTTCCACGGAAATCCTCAAGTGTCACCTCCAGAGCTCCCTCACCGGCGTTGCTCAGTGCGTATAAGGAGTTGCTTGGTGTTGTCTTCAAGATTCCCAATGGAAGTGTCAAAGCGCGTGTTCTTGCTGCCACTTTGGCTGCTCTGAATGGGGAATCCCCGGATTCGTCGAGCAAGTCATTGTGTCACTGCTCCGTTGAACGAATTGATCGCAGTACGCAGACAACCTTGGACGAGGAAGTGCCAAGAGTAGCCACAGATTCCGCGCAAAAACCCCCAATTCTCTCTGTTGGTGGTGTCGTGAAGGGTGGCAGGAAACGGAAGGTACTCACCCCGACAGCCAGTACAGGGAAGGATCTCGGGGTGAGGTTGACGGAGCGACAGAAGTTGCTGCGACAGCAGATCAAGGAACGTCCCGCTGTGAGGTCATCTGAGCGCCTTCCAAGTGAGACTGATCTCACGGAAACAATTGTGGAGGGATTCGAGAGTCTCCCTGATGAGGAAATTGCTGCCATGCTGCGAGATTTGGAGGCCTCAGTGCATCCGGATGTGAATAAGGTTGTGAAGAATTGGATGCTCAAGGACTGGATTGAATGTACGGAATACAATGATGATGGATATTT GCCAATTCACACCGCAGCATTGGAGTCAAATGAAACCCTACTAAAGCGCCAATGTTTAACGCTGAATTTTCGCAAATTGGGAGTGGATTTGGAGACACTCCAGGGTCACAGTGCCCTCCAAATTGCCCTAATTAGTCAATCAGACAGCCGAATCATCTCCCTGCTCATCGAAAAGGGTGCAGATGCGACAAAAGTTGACCGGAATGGGAATAATTGTGCCCTCTTGGCTGCCAAGCATGCCCAGAACGTTGAAATCTTCACAACTATCCTCCGGAAGACATCCCTGGCTGAGCtccagagagaaaatttcagtaCTCACGGAATTTTCCGCATTGTCGTTGATTCTGGGAAGCTCAGCTTCCTCCATGAGCTTCTACGGTACGTCGATGAATGCCTGGGCTTGCAATCATCCACTCCCGAGCTGAAGGATGAGAAAAACTTCATCACAGCATGCAAggataaaatagcaaaattctCCGAGGAAGATCCCGTAAAAATGGCTAGGAgtgttaaaattaatgatcTGAAGGCACGAATGATAAATCAACGTGATAGAATGGCTGGAAAAACTCCCCTCTTCTGTGCCGTGGAGAAGCAGAAAG AATCCCTCATGTTGGCTCTCCTGGTGAATTATGCTGATCCCCGCGTGAAGACTTTCATCGGCGTGGATGCCTACACAGTGGCCAGTGAGGTAttgatgcaaaagaaaatctccgtTCCCCTTTCCACGATGATGAAcattattgaaaatataaatttgtgCGAAAGACAAGAAGAGGATTTGGCAAAAAGAAGGAAGTctattagaaaaaattcatcaGAATCCGAAGAGATTCCCTTGAcgggaaagaaaagaaggaaagtTGCACGCTGA
- the LOC129793608 gene encoding zinc finger matrin-type protein 5, translating into MFDETLSERKMGKNYYCDYCNKSFKDILATRKKHLKGLQHQKAYKEYHAQFKGIKEIYLEESRKKTCKRILEGTTCKFGSECRFSHYTKDQLEGMRLQIEAETARKHPEVQNPDPQWLEKFVERVWDRAVRDGCSVKPFWTHPYHQRQYEALPDLPPSLQPLNPSLLEGNSDDTSYS; encoded by the exons atgtttGATGAAACtttgagtgagagaaaaatgggCAAAAATTATTACTGCGACTACTGCAACAAGTCCTTCAAGGATATCCTGGCCACAAGGAAGAAGCACCTAAAGGGCCTACAGCATCAGAAAGCCTACAAAGAATACCACGCCCAATTCAAAg GaatcaaagaaatttatcTGGAGGAATCCCGGAAGAAAACCTGCAAACGCATCCTTGAGGGGACAACGTGTAAATTTGGAAGTGAATGTCGCTTCAGTCACTACACAAAGGATCAACTGGAAGGTATGCGCTTGCAAATTGAAGCAGAAACTGCCAGGAAACATCCGGAAGTACAAAATCCAGACCCACAGTGGTTGGAGAAATTTGTGGAGAGAGTTTGGGACAGAGCTGTCCGCGATGGATGCTCTGTGAAACCCTTCTGGACTCATCCCTACCACCAAAGGCAATATGAAGCTCTTCCTGACCTTCCTCCATCCCTGCAACCACTTAATCCTAGCCTCTTGGAGGGGAATTCTGATGATACCTCTTATAgctga
- the LOC129793601 gene encoding erythroid differentiation-related factor 1: MNPSGVKNQKDDEEESSDGEIKSQAVVKYTSCRPPSNFSQLRCNTNLNLLPPPNFVRNSINFNGMQQAAIHRSGFSSFRMTHMFPDCIGGVDVVSDAEIIKRLLRLPYAPNSALSLMVHRIGNTMLIDEFDLQKYLLCRSPVEWEWLKNFMRDRIINRMSNEEIRYLITNRSRHVLQERLLHQKFLQHSLLDEEEDQAEPPPRQQQLRESPSLQLQGQGPILPEPGVEQSVPDPRFTHTFNRSIVWNFEDIRMLIGTDMPIFGGGTRPCISLRLRDMKKPINVLTGIDYWLDNLMCNVPEVVMCYHLDGIVQKYELIKTEDLPFLENSQFSPKIIRNVAQNILAFLKANATKAGHTYWLFKRPKDDVVKLYDLTTLCTEGEHKTPKPPAEPTSEKNAAEADGGSGDVSNPFTIPVAMLLYSVARNMKSSVEKMTNQQAGAVKMLLDNCIKLLPKETHPQIVVSSHYMLSDLNIPSGIDPQNISFSSGSDESEYDDESLYDEDDSDVEDFQAASSPHTSDELVDSGEVIAVKTIQEATAVQSKKKNWKHNTRPPALSSDTESRCFAALENIVAGLKCLKYFRESEQQTNEAERKKKIRKEAENLNMAKPLQPIPLPYETLTPQPMLVNPTDVIPLGWKGKEPPSDAQGSAGRKKNRGQKDQQKTEEKGQENLPVAGKFKAVKCWSLHLRLLLLEKATLTYRVLGELAYGQGDLAKAFRYLNLSFRCQDAVRKYWPSNGKEVSSLLSRAGDCYLEFGKNFKNIDETQKTTNALTENDRIIVEFIESDDEDAQRFGLPRAGGTAEGLLKISLFVYERALKMDMGMLRGHLIRRIGNVVNEIGTFYMSEALTMFNRRKQGELREEENVQKYQEKYLNYMAEAHKHLTRSIELFQEVDDNVNLALIYCNMGRYSRQMADLMTFPLHDPRRVESMTRKYYNEAFGAYNTALSKLEERKRNPEIWDIAHWELAMATFLLAQRMQDFWDVKCERYQEIMELLQRSLKLCQSHSDVERMTSYTYRMGQIYTRLGIVCGCVVKYQSGSCDEKKKKNMVQLCRFYFEKAFALFRGSSNHGECFEVLTELMEFTDNQMDTVGRTKTLQQAISILRQAKDFLDTLAGLDETAEVNLGMFESQFQTVFKNLLRATMAAKAAGGGGGVKDASTELLNVLKSIYSASLGKSNKDEAAKEKIQQNISTILEIYSNFNNRNV; this comes from the exons ATGAATCCGTCAggtgtgaaaaatcaaaaagacgACGAAGAAGAG TCATCTGATGGGGAAATAAAATCCCAAGCCGTGGTCAAGTACACCAGTTGCCGACCACCGTCAAACTTCTCCCAGCTTCGATGCAATACGAATTTGAATCTTCTCCCCCCGCCGAATTTCGTGAGGAACTCCATCAATTTCAACGGGATGCAACAGGCGGCTATTCATCGTAGTGGCTTCTCCAGCTTCCGCATGACTCACATGTTCCCGGACTGCATTGGTGGGGTGGACGTTGTGAGCGATGCTGAGATAATTAAGCGTCTCCTGAGGCTCCCCTATGCCCCGAATAGTGCCCTCAGCCTTATGGTTCATCGTATTGGGAATACAATGCTCATTGATGAATTTGATCTGCAGAAGTACCTCCTGTGTCGATCTCCGGTTGAATGGGAATGGCTGAAGAATTTTATGCGCGACAGGATTATCAATAGGATGTCAAATGAGGAGATTCGCTACCTCATTACCAATCGCAGTAGGCATGTTCTGCAGGAGAGGTTGCTGCATCAGAAATTCCTTCAGCATAGCTTGCTGGATGAGGAGGAGGATCAAGCAGAGCCACCGCCGCGGCAGCAGCAGCTGAGGGAGAGCCCTTCGCTGCAACTTCAGGGTCAGGGGCCCATTCTTCCGGAACCGGGTGTGGAACAAAGTGTTCCAGATCCGAGATTCACGCACACCTTCAACAGGAGCATTGTGTGGAATTTCGAGGACATCCGGATGCTCATTGGGACGGATATGCCGATCTTTGGTGGTGGCACGCGGCCGTGTATTAGCCTCCGTCTGCGTGACATGAAGAAACCCATCAATGTCCTCACAGGGATCGACTACTGGCTGGATAATCTAATGTGCAACGTCCCTGAGGTTGTCATGTGCTACCATCTCGACGGGATTGTCCAGAAGTACGAATTAATCAAGACGGAAGATCTTCCCTTCCTGGAGAACTCTCAATTCTCCCCGAAAATCATCCGAAATGTCGCTCAGAATATCCTGGCCTTCCTCAAGGCGAATGCCACAAAGGCCGGGCATACGTATTGGCTCTTTAAACGGCCCAAAGATGACGTTGTGAAGCTGTATGATCTCACAACACTCTGCACCGAAGGAGAGCACAAAACCCCCAAACCTCCGGCAGAACCGACTAGTGAGAAGAATGCAGCAGAAGCAGATGGAGGAAGTGGAGACGTCTCGAATCCCTTTACAATCCCCGTGGCAATGTTACTCTACAGCGTGGCCAGGAATATGAAGAGTTCCGTGGAGAAGATGACCAATCAACAGGCGGGAGCTGTTAAGATGCTCCTTGACAATTGCATAAAGCTCCTCCCGAAGGAGACTCATCCGCAGATTGTTGTCTCATCTCACTACATGCTTTCCGACCTAAACATCCCATCCGGGATTGATCCGCAGAATATTTCCTTCTCATCCGGAAGTGATGAGAGTGAGTATGACGATGAATCTCTCTACGATGAAGATGATTCCGACGTGGAGGACTTCCAGGCCGCATCTTCTCCTCACACAAGTGATGAACTTGTGGACAGTGGTGAGGTGATTGCCGTGAAGACAATCCAGGAAGCCACGGCGGTGCAgagtaagaagaagaattggaAGCACAACACCCGCCCGCCGGCACTGAGTTCAGACACGGAGAGTCGATGCTTTGCTGCCCTGGAGAACATTGTGGCTGGGCTGAAGTGTCTCAAGTACTTCCGGGAATCGGAGCAGCAAACAAATGAGGCtgagaggaagaagaagattcGGAAGGAGGCGGAAAATCTCAATATGGCCAAACCCCTGCAACCCATCCCGCTTCCTTATGAAACCCTCACGCCGCAGCCGATGCTAGTCAATCCGACAGATGTGATTCCTCTTGGGTGGAAGGGAAAGGAGCCGCCATCTGATGCCCAAGGAAGTGCCGGGCGGAAGAAGAATAGAGGACAGAAGGATCAGCAGAAAACGGAGGAGAAGGGGCAGGAAAATCTCCCTGTTGCGGGAAAATTTAAAGCTGTCAAGTGTTGGAGTCTCCACTTGAGGCTACTTCTCCTGGAGAAGGCTACCCTCACGTATAGAGTCCTCGGGGAGCTTGCCTATGGACAGGGAGACCTGGCAAAGGCTTTCCGGTACTTAAATTTGTCTTTTCGTTGCCAAGATGCCGTTCGGAAGTACTGGCCAAGTAATGGGAAGGAAGTGAGTAGTCTCCTGTCCAGAGCAGGGGATTGCTATCTGGAATTTGGGAAGAACTTCAAGAACATCGATGAGACGCAAAAGACAACTAATGCCTTGACGGAGAATGATAGAATTATCGTGGAATTCATTGAGAGTGACGATGAGGATGCTCAACGTTTTGGGCTCCCTCGGGCAGGGGGGACAGCTGAGGGGCTTCTAAAAATTAGCCTCTTTGTGTATGAGAGAGCCCTCAAAATGGACATGGGGATGCTAAGAGGTCATCTAATACGACGAATTGGGAATGTTGTGAATGAAATTGGAACATTCTACATGTCTGAAGCACTCA caaTGTTCAATAGAAGGAAGCAGGGAGAGCTGAGGGAAGAGGAGAATGTGCAGAAGTATCAAGAGAAGTACCTGAATTACATGGCGGAAGCCCACAAGCATCTCACGCGGAGTATTGAGCTGTTCCAGGAGGTGGATGACAATGTGAATTTGGCACTAATTTACTGCAATATGGGCAGATATAGTCGTCAAATGGCCGATCTGATGACCTTCCCGCTTCATGATCCACGAAGAGTTGAATCAATGACCCGGAAGTATTACAATGAAGCCTTTGGAGCCTACAATACAGCCCTGAGCAAGCTGGAGGAGCGCAAACGAAACCCCGAGATTTGGGATATAGCCCACTGGGAACTCGCAATGGCGACCTTCCTGCTGGCACAGCGCATGCAGGACTTCTGGGATGTAAAATGTGAACGTTACCAGGAAATTATGGAACTCCTCCAGCGATCACTGAAGCTCTGCCAGTCGCACAGTGATGTCGAACGCATGACATCCTACACCTACCGCATGGGGCAGATCTATACGCGCCTTGGGATTGTCTGTGGGTGCGTGGTGAAGTATCAAAGTGGGAGCTgtgatgagaagaagaagaagaatatggTGCAGCTGTGTAGGTTCTACTTTGAGAAAGCTTTCGCCCTATTCCGCGGTAGTTCCAATCACGGCGAATGCTTTGAAGTTCTCACGGAACTCATGGAATTCACAGACAACCAAATGGATACTGTGGGCAGGACAAAGACACTCCAGCAGGCAATCAGCATCCTGCGACAGGCTAAAGACTTCCTCGATACTCTGGCGGGGCTCGATGAGACAGCTGAAGTAAATCTGGGAATGTTTGAATCACAATTTCAGACTGTTTTCAAGAATCTCCTGCGTGCCACAATGGCAGCCAAAGCCgcaggaggaggaggaggtgtCAAAGATGCCAGCACAGAGCTCCTCAATGTCCTCAAGAGCATCTACAGCGCCTCCTTGGGAAAGTCAAACAAGGATGAAgcagcaaaagagaaaattcaacaaaatatctCAACAATTCtcgaaatttattcaaacttCAACAATAGAAACGTCTAA